Proteins from a single region of Mytilus trossulus isolate FHL-02 chromosome 2, PNRI_Mtr1.1.1.hap1, whole genome shotgun sequence:
- the LOC134705201 gene encoding uncharacterized protein LOC134705201 isoform X1, with translation MSSVRFKFILITLYYFQAITGGFEKSVSWKEAKRECKTMYKILSPLKSVQRYLETNNWTTRSVWTSNYGLNLGCNRTSGFCSRLYIEQIPKSEHYEGLCENADYSVTGIGTHFQIGSNNTFEETCIKGFPVDVIDMSALRHAIEEMEVNTKYWINSANIAIDSFVLHCMLYIRYQNRTGNYEQLTKTDCREKYPFMCIEGDSYGTVISKMTFPNNVDLTTQAVLKTNQSEVNSSEEGTVTAITLTVGMLVIGLVVIFVIYRKKLSCGN, from the exons atgtcctCTGTTAGGTTTAAGTTTATTCTAATAACTCTTTACTATTTCCAAGCAATCACAG GTGGTTTTGAGAAATCTGTATCATGGAAGGAAGCAAAACGTGAATGTAAGACGATGTACAAAATTTTGTCCCCTTTGAAGTCAGTCCAGCGCTATTTGGAAACTAACAATTGGACAACTCGATCGGTATGGACATCAAATTATGGCCTCAATTTAGGATGCAATCGTACCTCAG GTTTTTGTAGTAGGTTATACATTGAGCAAATTCCGAAGAGCGAACATTATGAAGGATTGTGTGAGAATG CAGATTACTCAGTCACCGGAATTGGaacacattttcaaattggGTCCAACAATACCTTTGAAGAAACATGCATAAAAGGTTTTCCCGTCGACGTAATCGATATGTCAGCACTTAGGCATGCAATCGAAGAAATGGAAGTCAATACAAAATACTGGATAAATTCTGCGAATATTG CTATTGACAGCTTTGTTCTACACTGTATGCTTTACATCAGATACCAAAATAGAACAGGAAATTATGAACAGCTGACAAAAACTGATTGTAGAGAAAAGTATCCATTTATGTGTATAGAAG GTGATAGTTATGGCACAGTTATTTCTAAAATGACATTTCCAAATAATGTTGACCTTACAACACAGGCagtgttgaaaacaaatcaATCTGAAGTCAACTCTTCCGAAGAAG GGACAGTTACTGCTATAACATTGACAGTAGGCATGTTGGTCATTGGACTAGTTGTGATCTTTGTGAT
- the LOC134705201 gene encoding uncharacterized protein LOC134705201 isoform X2, with translation MSSVRFKFILITLYYFQAITGGFEKSVSWKEAKRECKTMYKILSPLKSVQRYLETNNWTTRSVWTSNYGLNLGCNRTSGFCSRLYIEQIPKSEHYEGLCENDYSVTGIGTHFQIGSNNTFEETCIKGFPVDVIDMSALRHAIEEMEVNTKYWINSANIAIDSFVLHCMLYIRYQNRTGNYEQLTKTDCREKYPFMCIEGDSYGTVISKMTFPNNVDLTTQAVLKTNQSEVNSSEEGTVTAITLTVGMLVIGLVVIFVIYRKKLSCGN, from the exons atgtcctCTGTTAGGTTTAAGTTTATTCTAATAACTCTTTACTATTTCCAAGCAATCACAG GTGGTTTTGAGAAATCTGTATCATGGAAGGAAGCAAAACGTGAATGTAAGACGATGTACAAAATTTTGTCCCCTTTGAAGTCAGTCCAGCGCTATTTGGAAACTAACAATTGGACAACTCGATCGGTATGGACATCAAATTATGGCCTCAATTTAGGATGCAATCGTACCTCAG GTTTTTGTAGTAGGTTATACATTGAGCAAATTCCGAAGAGCGAACATTATGAAGGATTGTGTGAGAATG ATTACTCAGTCACCGGAATTGGaacacattttcaaattggGTCCAACAATACCTTTGAAGAAACATGCATAAAAGGTTTTCCCGTCGACGTAATCGATATGTCAGCACTTAGGCATGCAATCGAAGAAATGGAAGTCAATACAAAATACTGGATAAATTCTGCGAATATTG CTATTGACAGCTTTGTTCTACACTGTATGCTTTACATCAGATACCAAAATAGAACAGGAAATTATGAACAGCTGACAAAAACTGATTGTAGAGAAAAGTATCCATTTATGTGTATAGAAG GTGATAGTTATGGCACAGTTATTTCTAAAATGACATTTCCAAATAATGTTGACCTTACAACACAGGCagtgttgaaaacaaatcaATCTGAAGTCAACTCTTCCGAAGAAG GGACAGTTACTGCTATAACATTGACAGTAGGCATGTTGGTCATTGGACTAGTTGTGATCTTTGTGAT